A window from Mogibacterium neglectum encodes these proteins:
- a CDS encoding glycosyltransferase family 4 protein — protein sequence MKILSISTQKPHSTGSGVYLTELVKSFDRNGHKQAVVAGVYNEDLFEFPPSVRTYPVYYSHGNSMGELPFEVLGMSDVMPYPSTLYNSLTDDMADMLYSAFGKAIGRAIRELDPDVILCHHLFLLTSMLPDMIKEFAPDSFHGKIYGISHGSDIRQFQNCPFRREAIISGIRKLDGIFALHDEQKNQINELYGIQNKKIKVIGTGYNSQIFNMNKDMEKSKLDEPYKIIYAGKLSTAKGIFPLVEALTELDRDSEIPAFELRLAGGCQEEGIARLLSGKPALRAGDAGELEALPFSALYLGMLSQTELAAAFRASDIFVLPSYYEGLPLVLIEAMASGAIPVCTSLPGIQSWLASKIVSDNTILVEPPKMQAPGEPFESEISAFKERLKGGLISALKLAHSNRYSHDYVYPDTSKASWDGVTETILKYV from the coding sequence ATGAAAATATTAAGTATTAGCACACAAAAGCCGCACTCAACTGGTAGCGGCGTATACCTAACAGAGCTGGTAAAATCCTTTGACAGAAATGGTCACAAGCAGGCCGTGGTTGCAGGTGTATATAATGAGGATTTATTTGAATTTCCTCCTTCTGTACGTACCTACCCTGTATATTATTCACACGGGAATTCTATGGGTGAATTACCATTTGAGGTGCTTGGCATGTCAGATGTTATGCCATACCCTTCCACTCTATACAATTCCCTAACTGATGATATGGCAGATATGCTTTATAGCGCTTTTGGCAAAGCTATCGGAAGAGCTATAAGAGAGCTTGATCCAGATGTAATCCTATGCCATCACCTATTCTTGCTCACTTCCATGCTTCCTGATATGATCAAAGAGTTTGCACCTGATTCATTTCATGGCAAAATCTACGGCATATCACACGGCTCCGACATAAGGCAGTTTCAGAATTGTCCATTTAGACGTGAGGCTATCATCTCTGGAATACGTAAGCTGGATGGTATATTTGCTCTGCACGATGAGCAAAAAAATCAAATCAATGAGCTTTACGGTATACAAAATAAGAAGATTAAGGTAATCGGAACCGGGTATAATTCTCAGATATTTAATATGAATAAAGATATGGAAAAGTCAAAGTTAGATGAGCCGTATAAGATTATCTATGCCGGCAAGCTCAGCACGGCTAAGGGAATTTTTCCACTTGTAGAAGCTTTGACCGAGCTTGATAGGGATAGTGAAATTCCCGCTTTTGAACTCCGACTTGCCGGCGGATGTCAGGAGGAGGGAATCGCACGTCTCCTATCAGGGAAGCCAGCACTCCGTGCTGGCGATGCAGGCGAGCTCGAAGCCCTGCCATTCAGCGCCCTCTACCTCGGCATGCTATCTCAGACCGAGCTCGCCGCGGCCTTCAGAGCCAGCGACATATTCGTGCTCCCTTCATACTATGAAGGCCTTCCCCTCGTTCTGATAGAGGCGATGGCATCGGGCGCAATTCCCGTCTGCACCAGCCTGCCAGGTATACAGAGTTGGCTGGCCAGCAAGATTGTATCTGACAATACCATCTTGGTAGAGCCGCCTAAGATGCAGGCTCCAGGTGAACCATTTGAGTCCGAAATTTCTGCATTTAAAGAGCGACTCAAAGGGGGGCTCATATCCGCTTTAAAACTTGCCCACAGCAATAGATATAGTCATGACTATGTGTATCCAGATACGAGCAAAGCGTCGTGGGACGGAGTTACGGAAACTATACTAAAATATGTATAA
- a CDS encoding class II aldolase/adducin family protein, with protein sequence MNELQVRELIVKYASDFTDRYTKAYGSIIARVDNRTYLMSRPGLVLDTIKDSDLQLYDMSSGDAGRILSTRRDINVMIFACTEPSAIFSKDADVLRPALYDLAGIVGTDIKITEDTTAKSLLTALKDRAGCIVRSKGIFSASSNMKDAISIVKIIEKSIEAEMYGDKIGGIKHLSAEEAMRTRQMHNHLYSNVNSEKHVVFVNISTDELDVRNNMIDCAHKLKNKGLFHGSWGNLSVRLNDNEMLITPSAMEYNKIRAEDIVKIDINTLEFEHIQRVPSSEFDLHAAIYREHPDWKAIIRTHSHGLSVFAAAQVGFKITNPALHELLGDVSASEHVEPHTPEFIESILKELRHNSICVIANRGPIFCATSLENAALMADAIEDTACNMLGYNESLLKPEED encoded by the coding sequence ATGAACGAACTACAGGTGAGGGAACTTATTGTTAAGTATGCCTCCGACTTTACAGATAGATATACCAAAGCTTACGGATCAATTATCGCTAGGGTTGACAATAGAACATACCTCATGTCGAGACCTGGTTTAGTTCTGGATACTATCAAGGATTCAGATCTACAGCTTTATGATATGAGTTCAGGTGATGCGGGCAGGATACTCAGTACTAGGCGAGATATTAACGTCATGATTTTTGCATGTACAGAACCTTCAGCAATCTTCTCCAAAGACGCTGATGTGCTTAGACCAGCGCTCTATGATTTAGCAGGTATAGTTGGTACTGATATAAAAATTACCGAAGATACTACAGCAAAATCCTTGCTTACTGCATTAAAAGACAGAGCTGGCTGCATAGTTCGTAGCAAAGGAATATTCAGTGCTAGCAGTAATATGAAGGATGCGATTTCAATAGTTAAGATTATCGAAAAGAGCATCGAGGCAGAGATGTACGGTGATAAAATTGGTGGAATAAAGCATCTTTCTGCCGAAGAGGCAATGCGCACTCGCCAGATGCATAATCACCTATATTCTAATGTCAATTCTGAGAAGCATGTTGTTTTCGTAAACATCTCAACAGACGAACTCGATGTGCGTAACAACATGATTGACTGTGCGCATAAGCTCAAGAATAAAGGTCTCTTCCATGGTTCATGGGGAAACCTGTCTGTTAGGCTTAATGATAACGAAATGCTGATAACTCCTTCAGCTATGGAGTATAACAAAATTCGTGCCGAGGATATCGTCAAGATAGATATCAATACACTGGAATTCGAGCACATCCAACGTGTCCCTTCGAGCGAATTTGACTTGCACGCTGCCATTTATAGGGAGCACCCTGATTGGAAAGCGATAATCCGTACACATTCGCATGGACTTTCGGTATTTGCGGCTGCACAAGTTGGTTTCAAAATTACAAACCCAGCCCTTCATGAGCTGCTCGGAGATGTCAGCGCTAGCGAACATGTTGAGCCGCACACCCCTGAGTTCATCGAAAGTATCCTCAAGGAGCTAAGACACAATAGCATATGCGTGATTGCGAACAGAGGTCCGATTTTCTGTGCTACGAGCCTAGAGAATGCCGCACTTATGGCCGATGCCATAGAAGACACCGCATGCAACATGCTCGGATATAACGAGTCTCTGCTCAAGCCTGAGGAGGACTAA